A window from Osmia lignaria lignaria isolate PbOS001 chromosome 8, iyOsmLign1, whole genome shotgun sequence encodes these proteins:
- the LOC143305503 gene encoding alpha-ketoglutarate-dependent dioxygenase alkB homolog 7, mitochondrial isoform X3 yields the protein MQTKQVCNKADRNVENWKEELCNTMQIFPNFITVEEENSLMEEIEPYIKKLRYEHSHWDDAIHAYRETERNKWNENNLKIINKIREKAFPKGMSQIPLIHVLDLAPEGWIKPHVDSIRFCGEIIAGLSLLSNSVMRLTMVENEALYKHDFLLPQRSLYIMSGTARYNYKHEILKNEESYFEGQPVSKTRRISVICRSQPNPDT from the exons ATGCAAACAAAACAAGTATGTAACAAAGCAGACAGAAATGTAGAAAATTGGAAAGAAGAGCTATGTAATACCATGCAAATATTTCCAAACTTTATTACTGTAGAGGAAGAGAACTCTTTAATGGAAGAAATTGAACCCTATATAAAGAAGCTACGATATGAACATTCTCATTGGGATGAT GCAATACATGCTTATAGAGAAACAGAGCGAAACAAATGGAATGAAAATAACTTAAAGATAATAAACAAAATTCGTGAGAAAGCATTTCCCAAAGGAATGTCTCAAATTCCATTAATACATGTTTTGGACCTAGCACCAGAAGGATGGATAAAACCTCATGTTGACAGTATTAGG TTCTGTGGAGAAATAATTGCTGGTTTAAGTTTACTAAGCAACAGTGTAATGAGACTTACAATGGTTGAAAATGAAGCATTATATAAGCATGACTTTTTGCTACCACAAAGATCTTTATACATAATGAG tggTACAGCTAGATATAACTACAAACATGAAATCTTGAAGAATGAAGAATCATATTTTGAAGGGCAACCTGTATCAAAAACTAGACGCATTTCAGTAATATGTAGAAGTCAACCAAATCCTGATACTTAA
- the TBPH gene encoding TAR DNA-binding protein-43 homolog isoform X2 produces the protein MSSYIQVAEDEGDEPIELPTEDDSTLLLTTVTAQFPGTCGLKYRNPESRTMRGIRLVDGRLHPPENGWGKAIYFCVFPKENKRKSDDNLENSTAKTKRMETKLRCTDLIVLGLPWKTTEQNLREYFETFGEVLMAQVKKDAKSGQSKGFGFIRFGSYESQLRCLAQRHMIDGRWCDVKVPNSKNIDGLMMARQYDTSKHNECYRPIPVHTPSSRRVPVAKPYINLNTPEAANTPRYDSEYDYKTTHYPSYPPNYPYDDNTKYKYEGQNYNAYEKANYPSYEDPGYDTRNYMVQHTTAAAPPNPAYPSDTEYTRYTNYEGRAAVYPVMENPDYGEKSRYNYGYDRNYYEADARYASSTDCRYSLDVRYPDTRHGDNRIPADGREADCRYPVENREMDRRYAIDGRDPEGRYAVENREVDVRYPTDTKEVDARFADTPRYPSKENYYDRYYKHRPSRDHHVSDTSRY, from the exons ATGTCGTCATATATCCAAGTTGCCGAAGACGAAGGCGATGAGCCGATAGAATTACCAACGGAAGATGATAGTACACTTTTATTGACTACCGTAACCGCCCAGTTTCCCGGAACGTGTGGCCTCAAATATCGCAATCCAGAATCTCGGACGATGCGCGGCATTCGTCTCGTTGACGGACGTCTTCATCCGCCTGAAAATGGATGGGGCAAGGCGATTTACTTTTGTGTTTTTCCAAAAG AGAACAAACGTAAATCTGATGACAATTTGGAAAATTCCACAGCTAAGACTAAAAGAATGGAAACAAAGTTGCGTTGCACAGACTTGATCGTACTTGGTTTGCCATGGAAAACAACAGAGCAGAACTTGCGTGAATACTTTGAAACGTTTGGCGAAGTACTCATGGCACAG GTAAAAAAAGATGCAAAATCAGGACAGAGCAAAGGATTTGGATTTATTAGATTCGGAAGTTACGAATCTCAGTTGAGATGTCTCGCTCAGCGGCATATGATAGACGGAAGATGGTGCGACGTTAAGGTTCCCAACAGTAAG AATATTGATGGCTTAATGATGGCTCGTCAGTATGATACGAGCAAACACAATGAATGCTACCGCCCTATACCGGTTCATACGCCGAGTAGTCGACGGGTACCTGTGGCGAAACCGTATATCAACTTAAATACACCCGAGGCTGCTAATACACCTAGGTACGATTCGGAGTACGATTATAAAACAACGCATTATCCGTCGTACCCTCCCAATTATCCGTACGACGATAACACTAAGTACAAGTACGAGGGACAGAATTACAATGCGTACGAGAAAGCAAATTACCCATCGTACGAGGATCCTGGGTACGACACACGAAACTATATGGTCCAACATACAACTGCGGCAGCACCTCCGAATCCCGCCTATCCGTCCGACACGGAGTACACAAGATACACCAACTACGAAGGACGCGCGGCTGTGTATCCGGTAATGGAGAATCCAGATTATGGAGAGAAAAGCAGATACAATTACGGTTACGACCGGAATTATTACGAGGCGGACGCTCGATACGCGTCGTCTACGGACTGTAGATATTCGTTGGACGTACGGTACCCAGACACCAGGCATGGGGACAATCGAATTCCAGCTGATGGTAGAGAGGCTGATTGTAGATATCCGGTGGAGAATCGTGAAATGGATAGAAGATACGCGATCGATGGTAGGGATCCAGAGGGTAGATACGCGGTCGAGAATAGGGAAGTCGATGTCAGATATCCAACGGACACCAAGGAAGTGGATGCCAGATTTGCGGATACGCCAAGATATCCGAGTAAGGAAAATTACTATGACCGTTACTACAAACACCGTCCGTCGAGGGATCACCACGTCTCGGACACCTCAAGATACTGA
- the TBPH gene encoding TAR DNA-binding protein-43 homolog isoform X3, which translates to MSSYIQVAEDEGDEPIELPTEDDSTLLLTTVTAQFPGTCGLKYRNPESRTMRGIRLVDGRLHPPENGWGKAIYFCVFPKAKTKRMETKLRCTDLIVLGLPWKTTEQNLREYFETFGEVLMAQVKKDAKSGQSKGFGFIRFGSYESQLRCLAQRHMIDGRWCDVKVPNSKEGMIQQVPCKVFVGRCTEDLTADDLRDYFSKYGEVTDVFIPKPFRAFSFVTFLDPEVAQSLCGEDHIIKGVSVHVSNAAPKSEGNNKNFNNQVNSNMRRGAPGPVENNVQGNYQGNRYMGHSGNNMGPNGWNNPGNRANLDMPNLQALGITGQNNGGGGGGGMSNPLAMGGLNLSALPVNPALVAAALNQASWGLIGNLQNQGNDQGYSNQPGPPGQPPSGNNSIGNSGNSGFLSWMNQGGGDGNTGNPGTGGPGPNNPNASQGAWQNHPGQRDQKSNTFLKYE; encoded by the exons ATGTCGTCATATATCCAAGTTGCCGAAGACGAAGGCGATGAGCCGATAGAATTACCAACGGAAGATGATAGTACACTTTTATTGACTACCGTAACCGCCCAGTTTCCCGGAACGTGTGGCCTCAAATATCGCAATCCAGAATCTCGGACGATGCGCGGCATTCGTCTCGTTGACGGACGTCTTCATCCGCCTGAAAATGGATGGGGCAAGGCGATTTACTTTTGTGTTTTTCCAAAAG CTAAGACTAAAAGAATGGAAACAAAGTTGCGTTGCACAGACTTGATCGTACTTGGTTTGCCATGGAAAACAACAGAGCAGAACTTGCGTGAATACTTTGAAACGTTTGGCGAAGTACTCATGGCACAG GTAAAAAAAGATGCAAAATCAGGACAGAGCAAAGGATTTGGATTTATTAGATTCGGAAGTTACGAATCTCAGTTGAGATGTCTCGCTCAGCGGCATATGATAGACGGAAGATGGTGCGACGTTAAGGTTCCCAACAGTAAG GAGGGAATGATTCAGCAAGTACCCTGCAAGGTATTCGTGGGACGCTGTACAGAAGACCTAACCGCTGATGATCTGCGCGACTATTTCTCCAAATATGGCGAAGTGACGGACGTGTTCATCCCAAAACCTTTCCGTGcattttcatttgttacttTCTTAGATCCCGAGGTAGCGCAGTCCCTGTGCGGCGAGGATCACATAATAAAAGGAGTGTCGGTACACGTGTCGAACGCTGCACCAAAGTCCGAGGGCAACAAtaagaatttcaataatcaaGTGAATTCGAACATGCGTAGAGGCGCCCCAGGTCCCGTCGAGAATAACGTGCAGGGAAACTATCAGGGTAACAGATATATGGGCCATTCAGGTAACAATATGGGTCCAAACGGTTGGAACAATCCAGGGAACCGGGCCAACTTGGACATGCCTAATCTCCAAGCGTTGGGCATTACCGGACAAAATaacggtggcggtggcggtggcggtatGTCGAATCCCTTGGCGATGGGAGGTCTGAACCTGTCCGCGTTACCAGTCAACCCTGCTTTGGTTGCCGCTGCTTTGAACCAAGCATCTTGGGGTCTGATCGGTAACTTGCAGAATCAGGGAAACGATCAGGGCTATTCGAACCAGCCTGGCCCACCTGGTCAACCACCTTCAGGCAACAATAGTATTGGTAACAGTGGAAACTCTGGCTTTCTCAGTTGGATGAATCAGGGAGGAGGTGATGGTAATACAGGCAATCCTGGAACAGGTGGTCCAGGCCCGAATAATCCCAACGCGTCCCAAGGTGCTTGGCAGAACCATCCAGGACAACGCGATCAAAAGTCCAACACCTTTCTCAAGTACGAGTAA
- the LOC143305503 gene encoding alpha-ketoglutarate-dependent dioxygenase alkB homolog 7, mitochondrial isoform X2: protein MYYMQTKQVCNKADRNVENWKEELCNTMQIFPNFITVEEENSLMEEIEPYIKKLRYEHSHWDDAIHAYRETERNKWNENNLKIINKIREKAFPKGMSQIPLIHVLDLAPEGWIKPHVDSIRFCGEIIAGLSLLSNSVMRLTMVENEALYKHDFLLPQRSLYIMSGTARYNYKHEILKNEESYFEGQPVSKTRRISVICRSQPNPDT, encoded by the exons at GTATTATATGCAAACAAAACAAGTATGTAACAAAGCAGACAGAAATGTAGAAAATTGGAAAGAAGAGCTATGTAATACCATGCAAATATTTCCAAACTTTATTACTGTAGAGGAAGAGAACTCTTTAATGGAAGAAATTGAACCCTATATAAAGAAGCTACGATATGAACATTCTCATTGGGATGAT GCAATACATGCTTATAGAGAAACAGAGCGAAACAAATGGAATGAAAATAACTTAAAGATAATAAACAAAATTCGTGAGAAAGCATTTCCCAAAGGAATGTCTCAAATTCCATTAATACATGTTTTGGACCTAGCACCAGAAGGATGGATAAAACCTCATGTTGACAGTATTAGG TTCTGTGGAGAAATAATTGCTGGTTTAAGTTTACTAAGCAACAGTGTAATGAGACTTACAATGGTTGAAAATGAAGCATTATATAAGCATGACTTTTTGCTACCACAAAGATCTTTATACATAATGAG tggTACAGCTAGATATAACTACAAACATGAAATCTTGAAGAATGAAGAATCATATTTTGAAGGGCAACCTGTATCAAAAACTAGACGCATTTCAGTAATATGTAGAAGTCAACCAAATCCTGATACTTAA
- the TBPH gene encoding TAR DNA-binding protein-43 homolog isoform X1 yields MSSYIQVAEDEGDEPIELPTEDDSTLLLTTVTAQFPGTCGLKYRNPESRTMRGIRLVDGRLHPPENGWGKAIYFCVFPKENKRKSDDNLENSTAKTKRMETKLRCTDLIVLGLPWKTTEQNLREYFETFGEVLMAQVKKDAKSGQSKGFGFIRFGSYESQLRCLAQRHMIDGRWCDVKVPNSKEGMIQQVPCKVFVGRCTEDLTADDLRDYFSKYGEVTDVFIPKPFRAFSFVTFLDPEVAQSLCGEDHIIKGVSVHVSNAAPKSEGNNKNFNNQVNSNMRRGAPGPVENNVQGNYQGNRYMGHSGNNMGPNGWNNPGNRANLDMPNLQALGITGQNNGGGGGGGMSNPLAMGGLNLSALPVNPALVAAALNQASWGLIGNLQNQGNDQGYSNQPGPPGQPPSGNNSIGNSGNSGFLSWMNQGGGDGNTGNPGTGGPGPNNPNASQGAWQNHPGQRDQKSNTFLKYE; encoded by the exons ATGTCGTCATATATCCAAGTTGCCGAAGACGAAGGCGATGAGCCGATAGAATTACCAACGGAAGATGATAGTACACTTTTATTGACTACCGTAACCGCCCAGTTTCCCGGAACGTGTGGCCTCAAATATCGCAATCCAGAATCTCGGACGATGCGCGGCATTCGTCTCGTTGACGGACGTCTTCATCCGCCTGAAAATGGATGGGGCAAGGCGATTTACTTTTGTGTTTTTCCAAAAG AGAACAAACGTAAATCTGATGACAATTTGGAAAATTCCACAGCTAAGACTAAAAGAATGGAAACAAAGTTGCGTTGCACAGACTTGATCGTACTTGGTTTGCCATGGAAAACAACAGAGCAGAACTTGCGTGAATACTTTGAAACGTTTGGCGAAGTACTCATGGCACAG GTAAAAAAAGATGCAAAATCAGGACAGAGCAAAGGATTTGGATTTATTAGATTCGGAAGTTACGAATCTCAGTTGAGATGTCTCGCTCAGCGGCATATGATAGACGGAAGATGGTGCGACGTTAAGGTTCCCAACAGTAAG GAGGGAATGATTCAGCAAGTACCCTGCAAGGTATTCGTGGGACGCTGTACAGAAGACCTAACCGCTGATGATCTGCGCGACTATTTCTCCAAATATGGCGAAGTGACGGACGTGTTCATCCCAAAACCTTTCCGTGcattttcatttgttacttTCTTAGATCCCGAGGTAGCGCAGTCCCTGTGCGGCGAGGATCACATAATAAAAGGAGTGTCGGTACACGTGTCGAACGCTGCACCAAAGTCCGAGGGCAACAAtaagaatttcaataatcaaGTGAATTCGAACATGCGTAGAGGCGCCCCAGGTCCCGTCGAGAATAACGTGCAGGGAAACTATCAGGGTAACAGATATATGGGCCATTCAGGTAACAATATGGGTCCAAACGGTTGGAACAATCCAGGGAACCGGGCCAACTTGGACATGCCTAATCTCCAAGCGTTGGGCATTACCGGACAAAATaacggtggcggtggcggtggcggtatGTCGAATCCCTTGGCGATGGGAGGTCTGAACCTGTCCGCGTTACCAGTCAACCCTGCTTTGGTTGCCGCTGCTTTGAACCAAGCATCTTGGGGTCTGATCGGTAACTTGCAGAATCAGGGAAACGATCAGGGCTATTCGAACCAGCCTGGCCCACCTGGTCAACCACCTTCAGGCAACAATAGTATTGGTAACAGTGGAAACTCTGGCTTTCTCAGTTGGATGAATCAGGGAGGAGGTGATGGTAATACAGGCAATCCTGGAACAGGTGGTCCAGGCCCGAATAATCCCAACGCGTCCCAAGGTGCTTGGCAGAACCATCCAGGACAACGCGATCAAAAGTCCAACACCTTTCTCAAGTACGAGTAA
- the TBPH gene encoding TAR DNA-binding protein-43 homolog isoform X4 has protein sequence MSSYIQVAEDEGDEPIELPTEDDSTLLLTTVTAQFPGTCGLKYRNPESRTMRGIRLVDGRLHPPENGWGKAIYFCVFPKENKRKSDDNLENSTAKTKRMETKLRCTDLIVLGLPWKTTEQNLREYFETFGEVLMAQVKKDAKSGQSKGFGFIRFGSYESQLRCLAQRHMIDGRWCDVKVPNSKEGMIQQVPCKVFVGRCTEDLTADDLRDYFSKYGEVTDVFIPKPFRAFSFVTFLDPEVAQSLCGEDHIIKGVSVHVSNAAPKSEGNNKNFNNQVNSNMRRGAPGPVENNVQGNYQGNRYMGHSGNNMGPNGWNNPGNRANLDMPNLQALGITGQNNGGGGGGGMSNPLAMGGLNLSALPVNPALVAAALNQASWGLIGNLQNQGNDQGYSNQPGPPGQPPSGNNSIGGPGPNNPNASQGAWQNHPGQRDQKSNTFLKYE, from the exons ATGTCGTCATATATCCAAGTTGCCGAAGACGAAGGCGATGAGCCGATAGAATTACCAACGGAAGATGATAGTACACTTTTATTGACTACCGTAACCGCCCAGTTTCCCGGAACGTGTGGCCTCAAATATCGCAATCCAGAATCTCGGACGATGCGCGGCATTCGTCTCGTTGACGGACGTCTTCATCCGCCTGAAAATGGATGGGGCAAGGCGATTTACTTTTGTGTTTTTCCAAAAG AGAACAAACGTAAATCTGATGACAATTTGGAAAATTCCACAGCTAAGACTAAAAGAATGGAAACAAAGTTGCGTTGCACAGACTTGATCGTACTTGGTTTGCCATGGAAAACAACAGAGCAGAACTTGCGTGAATACTTTGAAACGTTTGGCGAAGTACTCATGGCACAG GTAAAAAAAGATGCAAAATCAGGACAGAGCAAAGGATTTGGATTTATTAGATTCGGAAGTTACGAATCTCAGTTGAGATGTCTCGCTCAGCGGCATATGATAGACGGAAGATGGTGCGACGTTAAGGTTCCCAACAGTAAG GAGGGAATGATTCAGCAAGTACCCTGCAAGGTATTCGTGGGACGCTGTACAGAAGACCTAACCGCTGATGATCTGCGCGACTATTTCTCCAAATATGGCGAAGTGACGGACGTGTTCATCCCAAAACCTTTCCGTGcattttcatttgttacttTCTTAGATCCCGAGGTAGCGCAGTCCCTGTGCGGCGAGGATCACATAATAAAAGGAGTGTCGGTACACGTGTCGAACGCTGCACCAAAGTCCGAGGGCAACAAtaagaatttcaataatcaaGTGAATTCGAACATGCGTAGAGGCGCCCCAGGTCCCGTCGAGAATAACGTGCAGGGAAACTATCAGGGTAACAGATATATGGGCCATTCAGGTAACAATATGGGTCCAAACGGTTGGAACAATCCAGGGAACCGGGCCAACTTGGACATGCCTAATCTCCAAGCGTTGGGCATTACCGGACAAAATaacggtggcggtggcggtggcggtatGTCGAATCCCTTGGCGATGGGAGGTCTGAACCTGTCCGCGTTACCAGTCAACCCTGCTTTGGTTGCCGCTGCTTTGAACCAAGCATCTTGGGGTCTGATCGGTAACTTGCAGAATCAGGGAAACGATCAGGGCTATTCGAACCAGCCTGGCCCACCTGGTCAACCACCTTCAGGCAACAATAGTATTG GTGGTCCAGGCCCGAATAATCCCAACGCGTCCCAAGGTGCTTGGCAGAACCATCCAGGACAACGCGATCAAAAGTCCAACACCTTTCTCAAGTACGAGTAA
- the slv gene encoding sugar transporter SWEET1: protein MTSTEMKDALASTASICTVLQFLAGVLVCRKIIKNGTTGNSSALAFVTCYTSCVLWMRYGMLISDRFVLLVNVFGTILQASYVCVFILYSVKKFKIVKQMIAATCFLGVVYFYSFYEEDKVLAARYVGFLSCTVTVLFFASPLMMVAHVIRVKNTESLPFPIIMASLIVSAQWFAYGCLINDSFLQIPNFLGCVLSAFQLCFFLVYRSGETIEAHLI from the exons ATGACTTCGACGGAGATGAAAGATGCATTAGCTTCCACAGCTTCAATTTGTACAGTTTTACAATTTTTAGCTGGCGT GCTAGTGTGcagaaaaatcattaaaaatggTACAACAGGAAATAGTTCAGCATTGGCATTTGTAACATGTTATACATC ATGTGTTTTATGGATGAGATATGGTATGCTTATCTCAGATCGTTTTGTATTGTTGGTAAATGTTTTTGGCACAATACTCCAAGCATCATATGTTTGCGTGTTCATTTTATATagcgttaaaaaatttaaaattgttaaacaaaTGATTGCAGCAACTTGTTTTCTTGGAGTTGTATACTTTTACAGCTTTTATGAAGAAGATAAAGTATTAGCTGCAAGATATGTTGGTTTTCTTAGCTGCACAGTAACAGTATTATTTTTTGCATCTCCTTTAATGATGGTG GCACATGTGATCAGAGTAAAGAATACTGAAAGTTTACCATTTCCCATTATAATGGCTTCTCTAATAGTTTCTGCTCAGTGGTTTGCATATGGTTGCCTTATTAATGACAGTTTCCTACAAATACCAAACTTCTTAGGATGTGTTCTATCTGCATTTcaactttgtttctttttagtTTATCGAAGTGGAGAAACCATTGAGGCTCACTTAATATAA
- the LOC143305503 gene encoding alpha-ketoglutarate-dependent dioxygenase alkB homolog 7, mitochondrial isoform X1, translating into MLRATLSLFTFSINKNFNSITLRYYMQTKQVCNKADRNVENWKEELCNTMQIFPNFITVEEENSLMEEIEPYIKKLRYEHSHWDDAIHAYRETERNKWNENNLKIINKIREKAFPKGMSQIPLIHVLDLAPEGWIKPHVDSIRFCGEIIAGLSLLSNSVMRLTMVENEALYKHDFLLPQRSLYIMSGTARYNYKHEILKNEESYFEGQPVSKTRRISVICRSQPNPDT; encoded by the exons ATGTTGAGAGCTACACTTTCTTTGTTTACCTTCTCTAtcaacaaaaattttaattctatcaCTTTAAGGTATTATATGCAAACAAAACAAGTATGTAACAAAGCAGACAGAAATGTAGAAAATTGGAAAGAAGAGCTATGTAATACCATGCAAATATTTCCAAACTTTATTACTGTAGAGGAAGAGAACTCTTTAATGGAAGAAATTGAACCCTATATAAAGAAGCTACGATATGAACATTCTCATTGGGATGAT GCAATACATGCTTATAGAGAAACAGAGCGAAACAAATGGAATGAAAATAACTTAAAGATAATAAACAAAATTCGTGAGAAAGCATTTCCCAAAGGAATGTCTCAAATTCCATTAATACATGTTTTGGACCTAGCACCAGAAGGATGGATAAAACCTCATGTTGACAGTATTAGG TTCTGTGGAGAAATAATTGCTGGTTTAAGTTTACTAAGCAACAGTGTAATGAGACTTACAATGGTTGAAAATGAAGCATTATATAAGCATGACTTTTTGCTACCACAAAGATCTTTATACATAATGAG tggTACAGCTAGATATAACTACAAACATGAAATCTTGAAGAATGAAGAATCATATTTTGAAGGGCAACCTGTATCAAAAACTAGACGCATTTCAGTAATATGTAGAAGTCAACCAAATCCTGATACTTAA